In Balaenoptera acutorostrata chromosome 19, mBalAcu1.1, whole genome shotgun sequence, the following proteins share a genomic window:
- the PVR gene encoding poliovirus receptor isoform X1 translates to MAGATPLAWPPPLLSLLSLLSLFWASSGAAVLPSREGEGDSLAQSGLASWREKNQRKEGSRQSECWPQPQVRGFLGDTTELPCKLQPLEHNVTVTQVTWTRQKLAEAARSVAVFHPTQGPSFPEPGRLEFVAARPGEELRDASLAVRGLRAEDEGNYTCQFATFPNGDRSARTWLRVLAQPQNKAETQEIPLSQLSLEPVPVAHCISRGGRPPARISWSPPLDKMANTSQEPGPLPGTVTVISLLTLTPSSHVDGKNVTCRVEHESFEEPVALPMTLTVPYPPEVSISGYDGNWYVGRSEASLNCDVRSKPEPTGYNWNTTMGPLPPSAVAQGTRLLIHTVDESINTTFICLVTNALGTGQAEVTVLVTGLPKEPSHSGLSSKIIFILTFTIMPVGLLLGLLIYVWKSRNSCWNKYSSSANGNVIYSAVGCNASSPRDPPTEGTR, encoded by the exons ATGGCCGGAGCCACTCCCTTAGCTTGGCCGCCGCCGCTGCTGTCGCTGCTGTCCCTGCTGTCGCTGTTCTGGGCGTCCTCGGGAGCCG CGGTCTTGCCatcaagagaaggagaaggagactcACTTGCCCAGAGCGGTCTTGCCTCATGGAGGgagaaaaaccaaagaaaagag GGATCAAGACAATCGGAGTGCTGGCCCCAACCCCAGGTGCGCGGCTTTCTGGGCGACACCACGGAGCTGCCGTGCAAACTGCAGCCGCTGGAGCACAATGTGACGGTGACGCAGGTGACCTGGACTCGGCAGAAGCTGGCGGAGGCCGCCCGCAGCGTGGCGGTCTTccaccccacccagggccccagctTCCCGGAGCCCGGCCGGTTGGAGTTCGTGGCCGCCAGGCCAGGCGAGGAGCTGCGAGACGCATCGCTGGCCGTGCGGGGGTTGCGCGCCGAAGATGAAGGCAATTACACCTGCCAGTTCGCCACGTTCCCCAACGGCGACAGGAGCGCCCGAACCTGGCTCCGGGTGCTCG cccagccccagaaCAAGGCTGAGACCCAGGAGATCCCGCTCAGCCAGCTcagcctggagcctgtgcccgtGGCCCACTGCATCTCCAGGGGGGGTCGCCCGCCCGCCCGCATCTCCTGGTCCCCGCCCCTGGACAAGATGGCGAATACAAGCCAGGAGCCAGGGCCCCTGCCCGGCACTGTCACCGTCATCAGTCTCTTAACCTTGACGCCCTCCAGCCATGTGGATGGCAAGAATGTCACTTGCAGAGTGGAGCACGAGAGCTTCGAGGAGCCGGTGGCACTGCCCATGACCCTCACCGTGCCCT accCCCCCGAGGTCTCCATATCTGGCTATGATGGCAACTGGTACGTCGGCCGTAGCGAGGCCTCCCTGAACTGTGACGTCCGCAGCAAACCGGAGCCCACAGGTTATAACTGGAACAC GACCATGGGACCCCTGCCACCCTCTGCTGTGGCCCAGGGCACCCGGCTCCTGATCCATACCGTGGACGAGTCCATCAACACGACTTTCATCTGCCTTGTCACCAATGCCCTAGGGACTGGCCAGGCAGAAGTGACCGTCCTGGTCACAG GACTTCCCAAAGAGCCGTCACATTCGGGCTTGTCCTCTAAGATCATTTTCATCCTGACTTTCACTATCATGCCGGTTGGTCTACTCCTGGGGCTCCTGATTTATGTCTGGAAATCCAGAAACTCCT GTTGGAACAAGTACAGTTCGTCTGCTAATGGG AATGTCATCTATTCAGCTGTTGGCTGTAATGCCAGCTCTCCCAGGGATCCACCGACAGAGGGCACCAGGTGA
- the PVR gene encoding poliovirus receptor isoform X2 produces MAGATPLAWPPPLLSLLSLLSLFWASSGAAVLPSREGEGDSLAQSGLASWREKNQRKEGSRQSECWPQPQVRGFLGDTTELPCKLQPLEHNVTVTQVTWTRQKLAEAARSVAVFHPTQGPSFPEPGRLEFVAARPGEELRDASLAVRGLRAEDEGNYTCQFATFPNGDRSARTWLRVLAQPQNKAETQEIPLSQLSLEPVPVAHCISRGGRPPARISWSPPLDKMANTSQEPGPLPGTVTVISLLTLTPSSHVDGKNVTCRVEHESFEEPVALPMTLTVPYPPEVSISGYDGNWYVGRSEASLNCDVRSKPEPTGYNWNTTMGPLPPSAVAQGTRLLIHTVDESINTTFICLVTNALGTGQAEVTVLVTGWNKYSSSANGNVIYSAVGCNASSPRDPPTEGTR; encoded by the exons ATGGCCGGAGCCACTCCCTTAGCTTGGCCGCCGCCGCTGCTGTCGCTGCTGTCCCTGCTGTCGCTGTTCTGGGCGTCCTCGGGAGCCG CGGTCTTGCCatcaagagaaggagaaggagactcACTTGCCCAGAGCGGTCTTGCCTCATGGAGGgagaaaaaccaaagaaaagag GGATCAAGACAATCGGAGTGCTGGCCCCAACCCCAGGTGCGCGGCTTTCTGGGCGACACCACGGAGCTGCCGTGCAAACTGCAGCCGCTGGAGCACAATGTGACGGTGACGCAGGTGACCTGGACTCGGCAGAAGCTGGCGGAGGCCGCCCGCAGCGTGGCGGTCTTccaccccacccagggccccagctTCCCGGAGCCCGGCCGGTTGGAGTTCGTGGCCGCCAGGCCAGGCGAGGAGCTGCGAGACGCATCGCTGGCCGTGCGGGGGTTGCGCGCCGAAGATGAAGGCAATTACACCTGCCAGTTCGCCACGTTCCCCAACGGCGACAGGAGCGCCCGAACCTGGCTCCGGGTGCTCG cccagccccagaaCAAGGCTGAGACCCAGGAGATCCCGCTCAGCCAGCTcagcctggagcctgtgcccgtGGCCCACTGCATCTCCAGGGGGGGTCGCCCGCCCGCCCGCATCTCCTGGTCCCCGCCCCTGGACAAGATGGCGAATACAAGCCAGGAGCCAGGGCCCCTGCCCGGCACTGTCACCGTCATCAGTCTCTTAACCTTGACGCCCTCCAGCCATGTGGATGGCAAGAATGTCACTTGCAGAGTGGAGCACGAGAGCTTCGAGGAGCCGGTGGCACTGCCCATGACCCTCACCGTGCCCT accCCCCCGAGGTCTCCATATCTGGCTATGATGGCAACTGGTACGTCGGCCGTAGCGAGGCCTCCCTGAACTGTGACGTCCGCAGCAAACCGGAGCCCACAGGTTATAACTGGAACAC GACCATGGGACCCCTGCCACCCTCTGCTGTGGCCCAGGGCACCCGGCTCCTGATCCATACCGTGGACGAGTCCATCAACACGACTTTCATCTGCCTTGTCACCAATGCCCTAGGGACTGGCCAGGCAGAAGTGACCGTCCTGGTCACAG GTTGGAACAAGTACAGTTCGTCTGCTAATGGG AATGTCATCTATTCAGCTGTTGGCTGTAATGCCAGCTCTCCCAGGGATCCACCGACAGAGGGCACCAGGTGA